The following DNA comes from Buttiauxella agrestis.
TTTGTCGGGCTGGATAACTTCAAACAGCTTTTCCACGACAGCTATTATCTCGACTCCTTCTACACCACCTTAATTTTCAGCGGATTAGTGGCAGGCAGCGGCCTGCTGGTGTCGCTATTTTTCGCTGCCCTCACGGATTATGTGGTGCGCGGCAGCCGTATTTATCAAACGTTGATGTTACTGCCGTATGCGGTGGCGCCCGCGATTGCCGCCGTATTGTGGATCTTCCTGTTCAACCCTGGGCGCGGCCTGTTAACGCACCTGCTGGAGCAGTTTGGTTATCACTGGAACCACGCGCAAAACAGCGGTCAGGCGATGTTCCTTGTGGTGTTTGCCTCGGTCTGGAAGCAAATCAGCTACAACTACCTGTTCTTCTTCGCTGCACTTCAGTCGATTCCTCGATCCTTGGTCGAAGCCGCTTCCATTGATGGGGCCGGGCCGGTGCGCCGCTTCTTTAAATTGTCGCTGCCGCTGATTGCGCCAGTGAGTTTCTTCCTGCTGGTGGTGAATCTGGTTTACGCCTTTTTCGATACCTTCCCGGTTATCGACGCCGCAACTGGCGGTGGCCCGGTACAAGCCACTACCACGCTTATCTACAAAATTTATCGCGAAGGTTTTGCCGGTCTCGACCTTTCCGCATCGGCGGCGCAATCGGTAGTGCTGATGTTCCTGGTCATCATCCTGACCGTCATTCAGTTCCGCTTCGTGGAACGTAAGGTGCGCTACCAATGATTGAGAACCGCCGCGGGCTGACGATTTTCAGCCATACCATGCTCATTCTTGGCATCATCGTGATTCTGTTTCCGCTGTACGTCGCATTTGTGGCGGCAACGCTGGACAGCCAGGCCGTGTTTCAAACGCCAATGACGCTGATCCCAGGCTCCCATCTGCTGGAAAATATGACCCATATTTGGGTACATGGCGTGGGTGCAAACAGTGCGCCGTTTGGCCTGATGCTGCTAAACAGCTTCGTGATGGCGATGGTTATCACCATCGGCAAAATCACGGTGTCGATGCTCTCCGCTTTTGCCATTGTCTGGTTCCGTTTTCCATTGCGTAACCTGTTCTTCTGGATGATTTTCATCACCCTGATGCTGCCGGTCGAAGTGCGAATTTTTCCAACGGTAGAAGTCATCGCCAATCTCAAAATGCTCGACAGCTACACCGGTCTGACGCTGCCGCTAATGGCTTCGGCGACCGCCACGTTTTTGTTCCGCCAGTTCTTTATGACGCTGCCCGACGAGTTAATGGAAGCGGCTCGCATTGATGGTGCAACGCCGATGCGCTTCTTCCGCGACATCGTGCTGCCGCTCTCGAAAACCAATCTGGCGGCGCTATTCGTCATCACCTTTATCTACGGCTGGAACCAGTATCTGTGGCCGTTGCTGATTGTCAGCGACGTCAACCTCGGCACTGCCGTGGCGGGTATCAAAAGCATGATGTCTTCCGGTGAAGGCTCGACCCAGTGGAACCAGGTGATGGCGGCGATGCTGCTAACGCTGATTCCGCCGGTAATTATTGTTTTAGCCATGCAACGCGCGTTTGTGCGTGGCCTTGTTGATAGTGAGAAATAACGTTCATGGCAGGTTTAAAATTACAGGCAGTCAGCAAAAGCTGGGACAACAAAACCCAGGTGATTCAACCGTTAACGCTCGATGTGGCTGATGGCGAATTTATCGTGATGGTCGGGCCGTCGGGCTGTGGTAAATCGACGTTGCTGCGTATGGTTGCCGGGCTTGAGCGCGTCACCAGCGGCGACATCTGGATTGACCGCCAGCGCGTCACAGAAATGGAGCCGAAAGAGCGCGGTATTGCGATGGTGTTCCAGAATTACGCGCT
Coding sequences within:
- the ugpA gene encoding sn-glycerol-3-phosphate ABC transporter permease UgpA — protein: MSSSRPVFRSGWLPYALVLPQLIITIIFFIWPAGEALWYSLQNVDPFGLSSTFVGLDNFKQLFHDSYYLDSFYTTLIFSGLVAGSGLLVSLFFAALTDYVVRGSRIYQTLMLLPYAVAPAIAAVLWIFLFNPGRGLLTHLLEQFGYHWNHAQNSGQAMFLVVFASVWKQISYNYLFFFAALQSIPRSLVEAASIDGAGPVRRFFKLSLPLIAPVSFFLLVVNLVYAFFDTFPVIDAATGGGPVQATTTLIYKIYREGFAGLDLSASAAQSVVLMFLVIILTVIQFRFVERKVRYQ
- the ugpE gene encoding sn-glycerol-3-phosphate ABC transporter permease UgpE, with the protein product MIENRRGLTIFSHTMLILGIIVILFPLYVAFVAATLDSQAVFQTPMTLIPGSHLLENMTHIWVHGVGANSAPFGLMLLNSFVMAMVITIGKITVSMLSAFAIVWFRFPLRNLFFWMIFITLMLPVEVRIFPTVEVIANLKMLDSYTGLTLPLMASATATFLFRQFFMTLPDELMEAARIDGATPMRFFRDIVLPLSKTNLAALFVITFIYGWNQYLWPLLIVSDVNLGTAVAGIKSMMSSGEGSTQWNQVMAAMLLTLIPPVIIVLAMQRAFVRGLVDSEK